In the uncultured Methanobacterium sp. genome, one interval contains:
- a CDS encoding DUF504 domain-containing protein codes for MAKRILDMLRWHPEMNFEDCKVTYLHRGRAGNLKTIPATNIQTLEGGFMIMFDGSMVPYHRIVKIECDNRLIWKKSPKTGGYHD; via the coding sequence ATGGCCAAAAGAATCCTGGATATGTTGAGATGGCATCCTGAAATGAACTTTGAAGATTGTAAGGTCACCTATCTGCATCGGGGGCGTGCCGGTAACCTTAAGACCATCCCGGCCACCAATATTCAAACTTTAGAAGGAGGATTTATGATTATGTTCGATGGATCAATGGTTCCCTATCATCGTATAGTAAAAATAGAATGTGATAACAGATTAATATGGAAAAAAAGTCCTAAGACTGGAGGTTATCATGACTAA
- the gatB gene encoding Asp-tRNA(Asn)/Glu-tRNA(Gln) amidotransferase subunit GatB codes for MMCGLEIHVQLETESKLFCTCHTNYQEAAPNTNICYVCLNQPGAKPYPPNQVALDGAVMIALMLGCKISPDVTYFMRKHYDYPDLSSGYQRTSIPIGYEGDLNGVRIREVHLEEDPAQYKPDLGIVDFNRSGIPLIEIVTEPDMTSPEEARKFLRELIRVLEYSGSARGEGTMRADVNISMEGGKRAEIKNVNSIKGAYKALQFEMVRQKNLIKRGIEIKQETRAFMESQMITVPMRLKEEAEDYRYIPDPDLPPMIAEEERVEAIREEMPEPAHIKTERFVEEYGIKKDHAQVITSELELADAFEEVARDVDPEFAALWMRDELKRVLYYNKLNYRESEITTAQLVELLRMLQDKKITTKAGQRIIEQLPHNPKMPGLIAEEMGLVGVVEDDTVMAAVKQAVDENPEAVSDYFEGKSKALNFLVGQVMRLTRGKADPSKTNQMVVEELKMRE; via the coding sequence ATGATGTGCGGATTGGAAATCCACGTTCAACTTGAAACAGAATCAAAACTGTTCTGCACCTGTCACACTAACTACCAGGAGGCAGCTCCCAACACCAATATATGTTACGTCTGTTTAAACCAGCCGGGAGCCAAACCATACCCTCCTAACCAGGTAGCCCTGGACGGGGCAGTTATGATCGCGTTGATGCTGGGCTGTAAGATCAGCCCTGATGTAACTTACTTCATGCGTAAACACTATGATTACCCTGATCTCTCCTCAGGATACCAGAGAACATCAATACCCATAGGATATGAGGGCGACTTAAACGGTGTGCGTATCAGAGAAGTTCACCTGGAAGAGGATCCTGCTCAGTACAAGCCTGACCTGGGTATAGTTGATTTTAACCGATCTGGAATACCACTCATTGAGATCGTAACCGAACCAGACATGACCTCTCCTGAAGAAGCCCGTAAATTTTTAAGGGAACTTATAAGGGTCCTGGAATACAGTGGAAGTGCCCGTGGTGAAGGTACCATGCGTGCTGATGTGAACATCTCCATGGAAGGGGGTAAAAGAGCAGAGATCAAAAACGTGAACTCCATCAAAGGAGCCTACAAGGCCCTGCAGTTTGAAATGGTGCGGCAGAAAAACCTCATAAAAAGGGGTATTGAAATAAAACAGGAAACCCGTGCCTTTATGGAATCACAGATGATCACCGTGCCCATGCGTCTTAAGGAAGAAGCAGAGGACTACCGTTACATACCCGACCCAGACCTGCCACCAATGATTGCCGAGGAGGAAAGGGTGGAGGCCATCCGGGAAGAAATGCCGGAACCAGCTCATATTAAAACAGAACGTTTCGTGGAGGAGTATGGTATTAAAAAGGACCATGCACAGGTCATAACCTCGGAACTGGAACTGGCTGATGCCTTTGAAGAGGTTGCCCGGGATGTGGACCCTGAGTTTGCGGCACTGTGGATGAGGGATGAACTCAAACGAGTGCTTTACTACAACAAACTCAACTACCGGGAAAGTGAAATAACCACTGCCCAACTGGTGGAGTTACTGCGAATGTTGCAGGATAAGAAGATCACCACCAAAGCTGGTCAGAGGATCATTGAACAACTACCTCATAACCCCAAGATGCCAGGACTCATTGCCGAAGAAATGGGACTGGTGGGAGTGGTGGAAGATGACACCGTAATGGCAGCAGTGAAGCAAGCCGTAGATGAAAACCCTGAAGCAGTTTCTGACTACTTTGAGGGTAAATCCAAGGCCTTGAATTTCCTGGTGGGTCAGGTAATGCGCCTAACCAGGGGTAAAGCCGATCCTTCAAAGACCAACCAGATGGTTGTGGAAGAACTTAAGATGCGAGAATAA
- a CDS encoding radical SAM protein, whose amino-acid sequence MNLIQKIKDKKILELLQEANQITLAEHGNPITLERAIFLSWWCDKGDCSFCYMSSQKPLIRDPKKARRRVEAILAEAEMVRRMGWNIEFLSGGYGAFTTPEIKNIATEIHRITDNPVWLNVGITSELDAYGEEVIGVTGAVEVANPELHQKICPSKPLNDITAMLTEAGDLGFKKAITIILGLGETPEDLQYLWEMIKDLEIDRIIFYSLNPHPDTPYADTPQPASLYYAGVVAATRIQFPQLEIITGTWVDNLANIGPLILAGANGITKFPLFKMFGTRYGRRVEEEVHWAGRKLEGTFTDHVCLDGESPMSELEPFLKRYIKSCLNNKTEYKV is encoded by the coding sequence ATGAACCTCATCCAAAAAATAAAAGACAAAAAAATCCTGGAACTCCTCCAGGAAGCCAACCAGATCACCCTCGCTGAACACGGTAACCCGATAACTCTGGAGAGGGCAATTTTCCTCTCCTGGTGGTGTGATAAGGGTGACTGCAGCTTCTGTTACATGTCATCCCAGAAACCCCTCATCAGGGACCCTAAAAAGGCTAGGAGGAGGGTGGAAGCAATATTAGCCGAGGCAGAAATGGTGCGCAGGATGGGCTGGAACATTGAATTTCTTTCAGGAGGATACGGGGCATTCACCACTCCTGAAATTAAAAACATAGCCACCGAGATCCACCGGATCACCGATAACCCAGTGTGGCTCAATGTGGGAATTACCAGTGAACTTGACGCCTACGGTGAAGAGGTTATCGGGGTAACCGGTGCAGTGGAGGTGGCCAACCCGGAACTCCACCAGAAGATATGTCCCAGCAAACCATTAAACGATATAACTGCAATGCTCACCGAGGCAGGGGACCTTGGATTTAAAAAGGCCATAACCATCATACTGGGCCTGGGTGAGACACCCGAAGACCTGCAGTACCTCTGGGAAATGATCAAGGATCTGGAAATTGACCGGATCATCTTCTATTCACTCAACCCCCACCCAGACACACCGTATGCTGACACCCCTCAGCCCGCATCATTGTACTATGCCGGGGTGGTGGCTGCCACCAGGATACAGTTCCCCCAACTGGAGATCATCACCGGAACCTGGGTGGACAACCTGGCCAACATCGGACCCCTAATACTGGCTGGTGCCAATGGAATCACTAAATTTCCCTTATTTAAGATGTTCGGCACCCGTTACGGCAGAAGAGTTGAGGAAGAAGTCCATTGGGCAGGTAGGAAATTGGAGGGAACCTTTACTGATCATGTCTGTCTGGATGGTGAAAGTCCCATGAGTGAACTGGAGCCTTTCCTAAAAAGATATATCAAAAGTTGTCTCAATAATAAAACTGAGTATAAGGTTTAA